Part of the Ammospiza caudacuta isolate bAmmCau1 chromosome 3, bAmmCau1.pri, whole genome shotgun sequence genome, TGGATGTTAATGAAGTCTCTTTACTGAGAAAAGGCATGCAGTGAGGGAAGGGGGATGGCTGCTCACCTCAGGCTGCCTATCTACACATTTGTTCTTGTAGATCAGCAAGCCACTgcttaagttaaaaaaaaatagaataggAATGAATGCACTCAAGTTAAATGGCTTTTAAGAATATGTTAATACAAACAATGATACCACCTACAGTTCTGTTTACTGACCTCTGTTCATGttgattttaaaatgagttttGTCAAACCATCATGGGCCACTTTTGTACACTGTTAGATAAAAAAGTTGGTGTTCAAATATTGCTTGTTATTTGGGTGGCTAATGTTTTATTAAAAGGGTAGTTATTAAAGATCAGTAAGGCAGCAAGACTTTAAATGTAATGGTTTACATCACTGAATGTACTTTTTAAAAGGcaagataaaaatattattagaaGAATTCTTGGTGGGGTCATATTCATAATGGGTGTTTCTGTTTCATCCCCACTGTAATTGTCACAGCAACTGTAGATGGCATGTCTTCCTTGGTTGTCATTCAGGATGAATACATTCCCTGGCTCATTTCAAGTAATATATTTAGTTCTTTTTCTCCAGCctgccaaaagaaaaacagcttttgtAAGAGTGAATATTGAAATACAATTGCTGTTGGTGCAAAACTGCAAGTAGACGTGTCTCTGCATAAGTTACTGACCAgtctcattttttaatttacatttcagAAGGTTTCGTTCTCTATTGCTCCACAGTAGTTTCCTGgggcagaagagagaaaagccaTAATCCTGATCACCAAGATTGCTTGGGGCAGTGTCTGCACTGCTTGCTACACAACCAGAGTGTGACACTGATCACAGTCTGCTCCCCAGGCACACTCAGTTGGCTCCACCTCATGTATGAACAGTCAGCTCTGATAGGTTTTGTGTGACATCTCTTCCAGATGTACACCTCCTTCACAGTTTTATGGATGTTTTCCATCTCAGGAATTAGTTACCAACAGACtgcacaaaaaaccccaaaatagccagcagctgctgaaggccCTGTCTGCACTCCCTCACGACCTCAAGGGTTTCCTGCCTTCTCTGTGTACAGACCTCAGAAGGTTCAAAGGAGGTGCAAAGTAGAAAGTTCTGCCTACTGACAAGCTTGTTAACAGGTTTGCAAAAGGTAATGAAGTCAAATAAGTTCAGAAACCATGCAGAGCTTTGCACCCCAATTAAAAATGACTAACAGAGTATTCCAGGAGCCATCAGTTTATGACTTCCCCATTTAAAAATGTGACTTGCCTGTATTTGATCAGTCGTCCTCCTTGAATAAGTTGTGCAATTTCATTAGTGAAGTGGCATGCAAAAAGAAGCCAGTTTCTTGGCTGCACTTTGTAGGCAAATCTCATGAAAGTCAAGGAGTAACAACACAGTGCTGCAAAGGATGACAGATCTTGTTAAGAGACTGTAAATATCTGCATTTTGTTGAGTCACAATTTTCCTACTAGTAAAATGTAATGACAGGCAGAAGATTTCTTGCTGCTTATGAGTTTTCCAACCACCCTACAAACTTTGAGGATCCAATGCAAGAAGACAAAACAGTGCTCACTTCTACTACACAAAAAAATCTACATGGCTGCAGCTTTccataaaaattcattttactCATACACTATCCTGGGATGCAACTGAAGTCTTATTAGTTTATTATCTAAATTACCTCAGCCAGAAAATAGGAGTTTACCTCAATGAGCCATAGTCTGTCATATACTACTATTCTGACAATTTCTAAgacaaagtatttttaaagacaCTAATCACTTAAATAGAGTTCTTTCTGGGTACATTTTAAGATCAGGAGCTTTCAGTGTCCAGGGAATCATGAACATTCAGAAACATGAAGCTTTGTTATCTGCTTTCCGGAAAGATGAGAAACTATTTTGATCTGCTCTCCTACCATAATTTAAATATAGGAAACTACAACCCAAGAATTCCCTAGTTTTGTAACGTTCTGACAGGCTTAAAGAAAAATTGGTAAATTAATTGTTCAAGGAAAACAGACTTTTTAAAAGTACAAATATTCTTTTTTCATCCCCCTGCTTCTGTACACACAAACTATATATACctgcaaaaattttaaaaagtgtctCAACACTGCTGAGCTGGGTAGCTGCCTCCAAAACACTATTTGCAAAACAGTTTTGCTGTACTGGAGACTATTTAAACTATTCTTCTGTCTCAAGGAAGCTGATTAAGGGACTGAATTACTCTAAGCAGAGCCTAATGATAATGGGACTATAAAATTTCTTAAGCCAAATGTATTTTGCTTGTGGGAAGAAGAAATACTCAGAATTAAGTTAAGTGAATTAAGGAAGAGATATAATGCCAAAGTTAAACTAATAAATTAAAACTGCGAGATTTCTAATcctagaaaataatttgaacatAGAGACAGACATCTAGGCAAAAACTATACATGTTCTACAGAGAGGTGGAAAAATATTGCTTattattgcatttaaaaataatttttcattaagaGTCACAATAGTCTCCTATAGACAACTACTTTGCAAGGAGTTAAAGCTTTCTTTGCTGCTTCTTGCACCCTGACCAATCATAACCATTTCTTCACTTTGTCAGTGCTGATAAATACTTAAATCTCACACTAACCACAAAGGATCATTGTTCTTTATACAAAGAATAAAACTGAGCAGAGATACATTTTGAACAAGTGTGTGCAATAGCTTAAGATAATACAAGTTACACTTCAGGAGACAATCTGGTCTTGAAAACTGCTAAGGGTCAAGAACTGCCTCACTCTTCCCTCCCAAATTAGTGGAAAGCTTTCCAAAAAAAGCCCTGCAGTTTTTCAGTACTTCAATTTAAATGGCATCTAAAGTTATGTAACAAGATATTTGATATCTACATCTGCTTTGATCACAAATTTGCATACAACTAATAACATATCACTGATTAAATGACAGAAATTGTGTTCTGGAGTCACTTTCCTAACAAGAAGTTTGTCTCAGGTCTTACCAAATGTCATTCTGCCACTAATAATTTCTGGCGATTTCTTCATGTCATTAAAAGCAGCAACAGGAAGACCCCAGTTGGCAACTGGCCCCCAAAAGTGCTGTGAAGAGGGAAAACAAATATCAAgttaaacagaaacaaaaatcacCTGCAGTAGTCTTACTGTTTTTTTCTTGGTCACACAAAACTAGAAGGGAGGGTTATTGGTAAAATTCCAAGAAAATACAGACTATTTTTAATGTAAGAGAGAAACTAAACCTTTCTTTTAGTGGCATCTACTCTTCAGAAGGAAAGGTAAAGGAACCTACTCTGGATCTTCTTTCAGATCAGAGAGGAACTATCTAGAGCCACTGAAACAGAATTATGGTTTAGCAGTCATTAACCATCTGATTGGTATTGTCAGATTTATAGCTCACTTCTGCACAGAGAAATAGCATTTCTCTCTTTCAATTAAGGCTACtcaaaaatataatgaaaatgtAAGGACTTGATGCAGTGAAGAACTGAAGGTGTTTTCATTTAATGCTGAGGATGAAGAAAAGCTCAGCGAGCATCTTGTGAGTGCTTACACCCTCTCCTTGATAGGATGGGGCCAGCAAGCAAAGCGAACTTTACCCTGAGCTACACCTGCAATTGCTGAAACTATTTGGTGATCACTTAAAACTCAGTAATTCAACAAATGTCAGAGGAGAGCAGTTAGCAACAGGTGTGTACACAGATAGAATAGAGACAAGAAGTGCAAAGGATCAAATCAGAAAAACTGACAAGTTTATTTTGATGAGAATTATCTAAGACTCTAAACTGAGCAAAATAATGACTTAAGTTCAATTTCTGCTTCTGTTATGAGCAAAAAGGCTTCACCAGAATTCTTTCCACACAAGATGCACACAGTATTTGCCTCAGCTTCTTCTAAGTAGAAACTCATTCTCAGAAGTAACTTGGCCAGATACAACAAAAGAGATGCACCTCACAAGAAAAAGCTTTGCAGATACCAGCTATATCCATTCTTTGGACACTTCCTGTAACTATAACATGTTTAATGATTTGGAGTTATCAggaattatattattattatttaaattttttgcaattttcatTCTAAGATAATCTTGCCAGTCTTCCTTGTAACAGTGCAGCCAGACTAAAAGCCACACTTGCTTCCTGCAGTTGCAATAGAAGAAACTTAAATAGAAAAAAGTGAGTTTAAGTTACACACACAATAGTTCAATTTCAGTGCAATAGTATTTCTGCAAATTCAGATATATAACAGTATTCTGAAGATCAGAGTAAAAGCATTTGTGTGCTATATTCCTAGTGATAGGAAAACTGACATCTGCAGTGGTTAAAGCCTCTCAAGTGCATCAGAGGTAACATGGCACAACTGAGGAGAGTTACATGACTACATGGTAAATAAAATGTACCACCACACCAAAGCAAACTTCAAATGGAGGGACACTACCTGTACTTGGTGATGGTTTTCTAGTCATTTTAGGGGTCTCATTTGAACAACTGCAGTTTAtgaaaaataagcttttttaTTGAATCTCTGAAACAGTTGCAGTTTTGAAGAATATGACTGACAACTACTGTTttgaaaagtaaattaaatCAATTTGGTATTTTTACTTAATCAACTGCCATTAGAACATAACCAAATAATACATCATAGATTTTGGACCATTCAAATCCAGGCTGTGCAAGCTGAAGAATCATCAGTAAACAAAAGTAGTGCAGCAGTAGCTTTTCTCTGCTGACAAGGAGTTTTATCTGGAACCTTGAGATGGCTATCAGGCTTTACGGTCTCCAGGCAGGCAGCCCTTTGAAGtctcacaaaaataaaaatacatccCTAAGTTGGTCTTTTGTCTAGGTAGAAGAGCCACTCTTCCATAGCATTACAATTCACAGTACAACAGGCATAAAATTCCCACTTCCAGTTTCAGGGGCAAACTGAAAGGGTCCAGGACAGAAGAAGAGTGCAAGATGAGTTATTTTGTACATTTATTGTCTGGCCTGAAGGCTGTTAGAGATAAGCCAGGTAGTCTGGTTATGTAACAGTATTGCTGTTACGTAGAATAAAGGGTTTCACACTGCTCTGATCTCCTTAGCAAAAGAGCATGGAAAAGACAAAGCCCCTTGAATTTAAGACATTCTGAAGATGACTTGGTCATCTTAGCCTCAGACTTGCAACTAAATATTCCTAGTGCATCACTCCTGGAGGTTTGTATTATGCCTTTCAAGTGCAGACAAGCAGTACATAACAGTACTAAGGGAAAAAGACAGCAAGTTATTGAAGTTAGGAAGAATGTGAAGTCAGAAATCCCCTCCCTTTTCTTACCGTACTGTTCAAGTGCACCATCATCGTTTTCCATTCAAAAAGCacatgaaagaaagaagaaaaaaaccaacacatgAGTTTCTTTCATAATCTACATCAACAAAAGCATACCACAAATAGAAAATAGGCACAAGTCAGGAAGCTGTCATGGCATTAACTTTAAATAATGCATTGGTGTATAAAAAGTCCCATTTCCCACAAGAGCTATCACTGTGACAAGTGTTTGCTGCTCTTTTTCCCAGCTACATAAAATCCCATTATGGTCAGTGGAAGACATTCAACCCTTCAGAGCACCCAAGATCCCACCCCAACGACTTTAAATGATGCCAAAAGACATCAAGCTTTGTAATGGCAAAGCTAAACAGCTAAAATTCTTCAGTGAAAGCTTTGAAGTTGCTTGGAATTCTCTGTATACCTCTGTAAGTAGGTCAAACCAAAGACTGCCAGATATCTTCCTGTCACTAAATTTGGGCCAACTGTGGCTGTACCAAACATGAGCTATAACACATTCTCAGTGATATATGCAATTACACTTCTGTCATGTATGGTGTTCATTTCAGTGATAATCTAGGTACCAATTTAGGTAATAACTTAATTATCTATGCACAAAAGATAGACTACATTTAATATTGTTTGCTGTTAACAAAAGCTTACTAACTTTTAAACACCTTCTTTCTAATAAAGGTACTGACAAGACTTAGTTGTGATTTATGACTTACAAGAAGGCACTTCTTATGAGAAATAGGTAGGCTAATAGAAAGCCTGAGTTGCAGAACACTTTGTAACCATCACTTCCCTCACCATGATTTCCATGTTCTTAGATGGCCATTTTATAAATACCTATGGTAAGGGAACAGTCAGGTCTACTCAGGAAATCACAAAGGATGTGTGTTTCAGTGAGGCTTCACTACAAGCTGGTTCAAGGTGCTTTGTTTCAATGCCCTTGACTAGTCTAACCActtgttgtttgttttctctttaacTGACCTGCAGCAACAGTTGACTGAAGTTCACAAGACAAATGTAAACttaaatttcttcataaaacCTTAACAAGTTCAGACGTGTCTTCTGTCACCACGGTTTGTGCCAACAGAAGTCAGCCTTAAGTTTTAAAGTGTAAGTTGTTTCCGGGGAAGCGAAAGCCTAAAATAGAATCAAACTGATACTACTTTAACAGAGTAGACAGCTCTGGCTAAGGTCTTACAAGGTTATCCTTACAATCACATGAGAGTGGAAAACATCCTTACAGAAGAGGGCAAACCAAGGGCACATAGACTCTCCCAGGAAACAGGAATCCAGCCCCAAAGCTCTGCAGCCAAGAGAGTTGCAACACATGCACCACATCCAAGAGCGAGGATACTGCCCCATGTGCATGCATCTATTTCTGAAGTGACTCCATTTCAAATTAGTAGTTTCCAAGAACTAAATTCAGTCCTTGACAAAGAAAACATTGAACTAATGTTTTCAGAACTGTGACCAGCAACTGTTGGACTTACTCAGATTCCAAGTATCAGTTTTGTGTATAAATGTCTAGACAAGACAAGAGGAACCCAGACAATACCTTGTATCACTACTAAGTTCATTCCAAAAAGACTACAGTGGGAAAGATTTAGTTCTCTAAAATTTTTGCATGTATTTTCCTCACTCTGGCAATAAGAATATTAGTAGGCCAGGGACCATTCCGCAAGTATAGGAGAACTGTGACCATGTGTTTTCCCCACACTGCCATCCCCTAAGTGGAAGGGGCACTACCCTTCTGCAAAAGGGCAGATTGTTCAGTTCTCAGAGCACACAAGGCAAGCAGGTGTGTGTCCTTCAGTTTCTAGCACGCATCACAgagaactttttattttaaagtttttacaTCCTCATGTTTAAAGATTTACTAAAGACAACTGAAGATCAGCTAATTTTGGTTCTATTACCGATGCTACCTCCTCTgaagtttaaattaaaagagaatTCCTAGACAGCTCACATCAGTTTAAGTGCTCAGGCTTTCCAGGGAATGCACTACCTCTATTTCAAAGCCCTCTCTATTAACATTTGCATTGCTGAGTCATCAGGAAGAGACATTTCAGAAGTGCCTCAGCACCCTGCAATGTCCatgcctcttgtcctgttacCAGGAGATTTTTGCATTCCTTGCAATTCATTATGTGATCAAAGCAATTTAGGCTTCCACCACTAGAAGATGACAGCTTGTCTAGAATGATGTGTTGTGTCTTAAAAGAGGAGGGAAGCTGTTTTATTAGATGTTTTTCAGAAGATGTTTTAAATCAATAGGATAGGAAATAAGAGGATGCAGTTGCCTACTATTATTGGCTTGGATAATATGACTATAGTGACAGATGTCATTTTTAGAatctggagaaaaaaagcaacttCAGGTTCACAGTACCTAGAGCTGCCAGGCTTTAATATGCTAATCAGCTAGTTTTAAATAACATTACTGCTGCATTTTACAAGCAGGAAAAGTCTACCTACAGCTTATGTTCTTACTATGCTCATTTTGAAGCATTAGGATGCAGTTAGGgtaaatttgtatttataaGATTTACAGTTATTCAGATCCCTATTAATCACCTCTAGAGAAAAGCCAGATGTGAAACTGGCAGaacaattaattttaatgaCAGTTTTAAAAGCAACTTCTCCTGCTTCTTTGTGCAAGATCTAAAAGCCAACCCATGATATAATGCAATTCTAATGCCAGACATATCCACCTGAGCAAAGCAGCATGCAAtcattttgcttgctttcatGTTTGCAGGTTATGAAGCTGAAATTGAAGCTACTTATTCCAAAAGATGTCTTCAAGTTTTTGATTGCCCCGAGCCATAATAATGGAGCACTTAATCCACCACTTTGGGTAACCTAAGTCATTCTATTGAGGTCAAAGCCTATCACCAGTATCCCAAACAGCACCTTAATTCATTAATTCTGACAAACAAGTTTCATGTTTATAAAGCCTTGATTCCCTGCAGTGGTTAGATGCTGATTTTTGGAACAGACTCCACAATCTCAGAGCTTTTGGGACACCTTTTCTCCATGAGCAAagaaaggactttttttttcaggctaGAGTCCTGTTGTCTGGGGAAGAAATCACCTTCaggaagaaatgcaaaaagATAGCTCTCCAATTCTTCTCATGCAGAAGACAAACAAGTCTTTATGGACAgctatttaaattttaaacacaACAAAAAGCCAATAACTTAGACACTCATCTCCTAGTGAGCAAGAAACAATGCTGAAAGGCCAGAGCAGATGGAGCAACTGGCTTTGGCTCTTCATGACACACCCAGTAACAGGAGTACAAATTAAGCAGGTACCTTGGTTATAGCAAGGCAAAACACACTCCATCCACAATGGCAGAAACCTGTGGCATGCTCTCTTTACTGAGATACAGCCACATACACAGCTTGTTTGAAAACTGGGTGAAACACATCtgaaagtttttgtttttttttttaaacttctcagTCTTGGGCAAGGATAGAGATATTTCCAGTGACTGTGACATTAGGAAGCACCTGTTATCTCACCTGGATGTTTGTTCTTCTAATTATGAAGCAGATTACTAGTTTAATGGCTATTTACATGGTTCACATGAATAGTGTTACAATCAATTAAATGTTAACACTCATATGCATCTATCAAGCTTACATGGCTTCCTCAAGACTTTCAAAAGGAATCACAGAAGCCTGCTCtggagttttgttttgcttcaagGTTGTTCTCGTGTTTCTCATATTTTTGCCCCACTGTTTCTGTGGATTTTGATTTTGTGAATGCCAAACAAATTGAGCAAACTTTCCAGTGCTTCACCATGCCCACGATAAAGCACttattcctaatatctaatctaagtCTATCCTCCTGAAGTCTAAGGCTTTACATTATAATCCCTCATCCACGCAGTCTTATACCACCTCCTGCTACTTGAGCCAAGACTACATTTCTCAGATAAACAGATGTCCTCCTACATGCTTGCTCAACATCAAACATAAGGTGCAATAGATGTAGGCAAAACAGCAAGCAACAGCTACAGCGAAAGGTTGCTCAACCACCTTTATTAGAAGAGcccatttttatttgtttagttCGTCAAACAGCCTGTCAGCTGGAGAAACTTCAGCCTGCCTACCCGAGACTGTTCCTGCACAGTGGTTCACAAGATTTAAGTATGCCAAAACTGTTCTTTAAGGCAGTCTTATAGTTGCAGTGCAGACTGCCACATCCCTCACGCAAGACAAGGCTTGACACAAGCACTGAGCTGTCCGGGAATGACTTAAGCCACGCTCCCACGACAGCGGGAGTCTGCAAAGAGACACCTATTTACACGTACTCAGAGATTCAAATACCCGATCTTCAGACTGTATCTGCGATCAGGCTCGCTTTTGCCAAAGGCAGAGCGGAGCACTCTCTGCCCTTGTGTCAGGCTGTCCCGGTGCCGGGCTCCTGTGCCGCAGCGAGCGCCTGCCCGCGGCGGGGCGGCCCTGGCGGCTGTCGCAGCCGGGACGGGAAGGTCACGGAGGGGCGCAGCTGCCGCGGCAGCTTCGAAGCGCGCCGCGTCACTTCAAGGTCAAGGCCGGTTTGCTCGGGCCGGGGCGGGACAGCGACAGCCCCGACTGCCCCCGGGGCCGAGGTGACGACGGGCGAGACAAGGGGAACGACGGGACACGCACGACACCCCCGGGCCGGCTGCTCGCTGCCTTCCCCCCGGCCAGCCGCCGGCGAGAGCGACCTCGCTAGGGGTCAGCCG contains:
- the MPC1 gene encoding mitochondrial pyruvate carrier 1, with translation MKKSPEIISGRMTFALCCYSLTFMRFAYKVQPRNWLLFACHFTNEIAQLIQGGRLIKYRLEKKN